One genomic segment of Panicum virgatum strain AP13 chromosome 2N, P.virgatum_v5, whole genome shotgun sequence includes these proteins:
- the LOC120661465 gene encoding uncharacterized protein LOC120661465 isoform X1, which produces MVGTHPSSPRTADPAAAAAAAKAEREAALARAEAAAQEAAAAAQERDAAAQRARDALACAAKERALAAKGAPSAYHDEEKEDAASVDSGGTALHHAVLAHEAAALVNLHAQAISVQNIRSLIHVLLDINAGNYTRWRDQILLVIGKYSLESHVLVDLPAPDFPDWTRMDCVVKSWIAGTISTDLAEMVIDRVATARTVWCALEDQFLGNRETRALHLDVQFRNLVQGDLSITDFCRRLKNMAQQLADLGEPVSDRTLTLNLLRGLNERFRDAGRHICRGHPFPKFKDAVDELILEELTMVHQAPTPPTALAARKGALSEAPPSSSSGTRPPPPRPLAMGAPTPGAGTPAGAPRTAAAGAASLAPASSRRPPAAGCPGAASWPPLPAQEVLVAPPGRPSSTRGLGPFRCGPARGPRRRSPSPRLRRSSSKRCWSSRPRRKPCWPSRRRPTPSRPPRRRRCSRHRWRRVRCRTSPGRPASRLRPSHQPDGISSRSPPPSAPSP; this is translated from the coding sequence ATGGTTGGGACCCACCCTTCCTCCCCGCGCACCGCCGACCCCGCCGCAGCAGCTGCCGCTGCCAAGGCGGAGCGCGAGGCCGCCCTAGCTAGGGCTGAGGCCGCGGCGCAggaggccgctgccgccgcgcaggAGCGCGATGCTGCTGCCCAGCGCGCCCGCGACGCCCTTGCCTGCGCGGCCAAGGAACGGGCCCTCGCCGCCAAGGGCGCCCCCAGCGCCTATCACGACGAGGAAAAGGAGGACGCTGCCTCCGTCGACTCCGGCGGGACCGCACTTCATCACGCCGTCCTGGCCCATGAAGCCGCCGCCCTCGTCAACTTGCACGCCCAGGCCATCAGCGTGCAGAACATCCGGAGCCTcatccacgtcctcctcgacatcAACGCCGGGAATTACACCCGGTGGCGTGATCAGATCCTCCTCGTCATCGGCAAGTACTCGCTAGAGAGTCACGTCCTCGTCGACCTTCCCGCACCCGACTTCCCAGACTGGACACGCATGGACTGCGTTGTCAAGTCCTGGATCGCCGGCACGATCTCCACCGACCTCGCCGAGATGGTGATCGATCGCGTCGCCACCGCCCGTACCGTCTGGTGCgccctggaggaccagtttctcGGCAATCGGGAGACCCGCGCCCTCCACCTCGACGTCCAGTTCCGCAATCTCGTCCAAGGTGATCTCTCCATCACGGACTTTTGCAGGCGCCTCAAGAACATGGCGCAGCAACTTGCGGATCTTGGGGAACCCGTCTCGGATCGCACGCTGACCCTCAACCTTCTTCGAGGGCTCAACGAGCGCTTCCGCGACGCCGGCCGCCACATTTGCCGCGGCCACCCCTTCCCTAAGTTCAAGGACGCCGTCGACGAGCTCATCCTGGAGGAGCTCACCATGGTGCATCAAGCGCCGACTCCCCCCACGGCCCTCGCCGCTAGGAAGGGCGCCCTATCcgaggcgccgccgtcgtcctcaTCAGGGactcgcccccctccccccaggCCTCTCGCAATGGGGGCGCCAACTCCGGGGGCGGGAACTCCGGCGGGCGCTCcaaggaccgccgccgccggggcggcaAGCCTCGCTCCGGCGAGCAGTCGTCGTCCTCCGGCAGCGGGCTGTCCGGGGGCGGCAAGCTGGCCTCCGCTCCCAGCACAGGAGGTGCTGGTGGCGCCACCTGGCCGTCCTTCCTCCACCCGTGGGCTGGGGCCATTCAGATGTGGCCCGGCCCGCGGCCCTCGACGCCGCTCCCCGTCGCCCCGactccgccgcagcagcagcaagcgctGCTGGTCTAGCAGGCCCAGGCGCAAGCCTTGCTGGCCCAGCAGGCGCAGGCCCACACCCTCCAGGCCGCCCAGGCGCAGGCGCTGCAGCAGGCACAGGTGGCGCAGGGTCAGATGTCGTACTTCCCCTGGGCGCCCGGCGTCTAGGCTCCGGCCATCTCACCAGCCGGATGGGATCAGCAGTCGCTCGCCTCCGCCTTCAGCACCGTCTCCCTGA
- the LOC120661465 gene encoding methionine aminopeptidase 1B, chloroplastic-like isoform X5 has product MSQEQSSVKSKKRPPLRRGKVSPQLPVPEHIPRPSYVGSKGLPELCKGQFHDAQGIAGIRAACKLAARVLDFAGTLVKPSVTTNEIDAAVHNMIIEAGAYPSPLGYREFPKSICTSVNECVCHGIPDSTQLQTGDIINIDVNVFFNGYHGGTSRTFACGQVDDSIKHFLKAAEECLEKGISVCRDGVNYRKIGKKISKLAYFYGYYVVERFVGHGIGTLYHSEPLILHHANENSGRMVEGQIFTIEPILTMEKTECVTWEDGWTTVTADGSWAAQFEHTILVTRNGTEILTKL; this is encoded by the exons AT GTCACAAGAGCAAAGTTCAGTGAAATCAAAGAAAAGGCCACCTTTGAGGCGTGGGAAGGTCTCCCCACAACTTCCTGTACCAGAGCACATCCCAAGACCATCATATGTTGGTTCAAAAGGACTGCCAGAACTATGCAAGGGTCAATTCCACGATGCTCAAGGGATTGCTGGAATAAGAGCTGCCTGCAAACTTGCTGCCCGTGTTCTTGACTTTGCTGGGACTTTAGTTAAG CCATCAGTTACCACAAATGAAATCGACGCTGCAGTGCATAATATGATCATTGAGGCTGGTGCTTATCCTTCTCCACTTGGCTATCGTGAATTCCCTAAAAGTATATGCACATCAGTAAATGAGTGTGTCTGCCATGGAATACCTGATTCAACACAGCTGCAG ACTGGGGACATTATAAATATTGATGTAAATGTGTTCTTCAAT GGATACCATGGTGGTACCTCTAGAACATTTGCATGTGGACAGGTGGATGATTCTATCAAGCATTTTTTGAAG GCAGCTGAAGAATGCTTGGAGAAGGGCATTTCTGTCTGCAGGGATGGTGTGAACTACAGAAAAATTGGCAAGAAAATAAg CAAGCTTGCTTATTTTTATGGATATTATGTGGTGGAGCGCTTTGTTGGGCATGGAATTGGAACTTTGTATCATTCTGAGCCACTTATCCTTCATCATG CAAACGAAAATTCAGGGCGGATGGTTGAGGGTCAAATATTTACAATTG AACCTATACTTACGATGGAGAAAACAGAGTGTGTTACATGGGAAGATGGATGGACGACTGTCACCGCTGATGGTAGCTGGGCTGCTCAGTTTGAGCATACCATATTGGTCACTAGGAATGGCACAGAAATACTGACAAAACTTTGA
- the LOC120662835 gene encoding 3-oxoacyl-[acyl-carrier-protein] reductase 4-like has translation MAAGPSSLLHDRPISPLAVRTSDRIRAANAVTMDGWAARLEAPVAVVTGASRGIGKAIAVALGKAGCKVVVNYAKSGMEAEEVCREIEESGGIAFSFAADISCETEVESMMRTVIDAWGTLDVLVNNAGITRDALLMRMKPTQWQEVVDVNLTGVYLCAQAAATVMMKRRKGRIINIASVSGIIGNVGQANYCAAKAGVIGLTKAMAREYGSRNINVNAVAPGWVASDMTAKLGDDVERKALETIPLGRFGRPEEVAGLVEFLAVHPAASYITGQVLPVDGGLSI, from the exons ATGGCGGCAGGCCCCAGCAGCCTCTTGCACGACCGGCCAATCTCTCCTC ttGCAGTTAGGACAAGCGATCGAATCAGGGCTGCGAATGCTGTGACCATGGACGGCTGGGCAGCACGGCTTGAAGCCCCCGTCGCGGTGGTCACGGGAGCGTCCAGAGGGATCGGCAAGGCCATTGCCGTGGCTCTCGGCAAAGCAGGGTGCAAG GTGGTTGTCAACTATGCCAAGTCAGGCATGGAGGCTGAGGAAGTGTGCAGAGAG ATTGAGGAGTCTGGTGGCATCGCGTTCAGCTTCGCTGCCGACATCTCCTGCGAAACCGAGGTTGAATCCATGATGAGGACT GTAATTGATGCTTGGGGCACTCTGGACGTGCTGGTGAACAATGCAG GCATTACGCGTGATGCGCTGCTGATGCGGATGAAACCGACCCAGTGGCAAGAAGTGGTGGACGTAAACCTCACCGGCGTCTACCTCTGCGCCCAGGCTGCGGCGACAGTGATGATGAAGAGGAGGAAG GGAAGGATCATCAACATCGCGTCGGTTTCCGGGATCATCGGCAACGTCGGGCAGGCCAACTACTGCGCCGCCAAGGCCGGGGTGATCGGGCTTACCAAAGCCATGGCGAGGGAGTACGGGAGCCGGAACATCAAT GTGAACGCCGTGGCTCCGGGCTGGGTGGCGTCTGACATGACCGCGAAACTTGGCGACGACGTCGAACGGAAGGCACTGGAGACCATACCATTAG GACGGTTTGGGAGGCCAGAAGAGGTTGCCGGCCTGGTGGAGTTCCTGGCCGTTCATCCTGCTGCGAGCTACATCACTGGACAG GTGCTCCCTGTTGATGGTGGCTTATCGATTTGA
- the LOC120661465 gene encoding methionine aminopeptidase 1B, chloroplastic-like isoform X3 encodes MAGLAAGLGARPSAAFEATCFRPLASPVRSGRLIVPKRCFTVSSRLARVEDELMEIRKSQEQSSVKSKKRPPLRRGKVSPQLPVPEHIPRPSYVGSKGLPELCKGQFHDAQGIAGIRAACKLAARVLDFAGTLVKPSVTTNEIDAAVHNMIIEAGAYPSPLGYREFPKSICTSVNECVCHGIPDSTQLQTGDIINIDVNVFFNGYHGGTSRTFACGQVDDSIKHFLKAAEECLEKGISVCRDGVNYRKIGKKISKLAYFYGYYVVERFVGHGIGTLYHSEPLILHHGSGVSESPRQQDLFFYKEIGNAVISKRKFRADG; translated from the exons ATGGCCGGGCTCGCCGCTGGCCTGGGAGCGCGTCCCTCCGCTGCCTTCGAGGCTACCTGCTTCCGCCCACTCGCTTCCCCCGTTCGCTCCG GGAGATTGATAGTGCCTAAGCGATGCTTCACTGTGTCAAGTAGGCTGGCGCGGGTGGAAGATGAGCTTATGGAAATAAGAAA GTCACAAGAGCAAAGTTCAGTGAAATCAAAGAAAAGGCCACCTTTGAGGCGTGGGAAGGTCTCCCCACAACTTCCTGTACCAGAGCACATCCCAAGACCATCATATGTTGGTTCAAAAGGACTGCCAGAACTATGCAAGGGTCAATTCCACGATGCTCAAGGGATTGCTGGAATAAGAGCTGCCTGCAAACTTGCTGCCCGTGTTCTTGACTTTGCTGGGACTTTAGTTAAG CCATCAGTTACCACAAATGAAATCGACGCTGCAGTGCATAATATGATCATTGAGGCTGGTGCTTATCCTTCTCCACTTGGCTATCGTGAATTCCCTAAAAGTATATGCACATCAGTAAATGAGTGTGTCTGCCATGGAATACCTGATTCAACACAGCTGCAG ACTGGGGACATTATAAATATTGATGTAAATGTGTTCTTCAAT GGATACCATGGTGGTACCTCTAGAACATTTGCATGTGGACAGGTGGATGATTCTATCAAGCATTTTTTGAAG GCAGCTGAAGAATGCTTGGAGAAGGGCATTTCTGTCTGCAGGGATGGTGTGAACTACAGAAAAATTGGCAAGAAAATAAg CAAGCTTGCTTATTTTTATGGATATTATGTGGTGGAGCGCTTTGTTGGGCATGGAATTGGAACTTTGTATCATTCTGAGCCACTTATCCTTCATCATG GATCTGGCGTCTCGGAGAGTCCTCGTCAGCaagatctttttttttataaagaaaTTGGCAACGCTGTCATTAG CAAACGAAAATTCAGGGCGGATGGTTGA
- the LOC120661465 gene encoding methionine aminopeptidase 1B, chloroplastic-like isoform X2, protein MAGLAAGLGARPSAAFEATCFRPLASPVRSGRLIVPKRCFTVSSRLARVEDELMEIRKSQEQSSVKSKKRPPLRRGKVSPQLPVPEHIPRPSYVGSKGLPELCKGQFHDAQGIAGIRAACKLAARVLDFAGTLVKPSVTTNEIDAAVHNMIIEAGAYPSPLGYREFPKSICTSVNECVCHGIPDSTQLQTGDIINIDVNVFFNGYHGGTSRTFACGQVDDSIKHFLKAAEECLEKGISVCRDGVNYRKIGKKISKLAYFYGYYVVERFVGHGIGTLYHSEPLILHHANENSGRMVEGQIFTIEPILTMEKTECVTWEDGWTTVTADGSWAAQFEHTILVTRNGTEILTKL, encoded by the exons ATGGCCGGGCTCGCCGCTGGCCTGGGAGCGCGTCCCTCCGCTGCCTTCGAGGCTACCTGCTTCCGCCCACTCGCTTCCCCCGTTCGCTCCG GGAGATTGATAGTGCCTAAGCGATGCTTCACTGTGTCAAGTAGGCTGGCGCGGGTGGAAGATGAGCTTATGGAAATAAGAAA GTCACAAGAGCAAAGTTCAGTGAAATCAAAGAAAAGGCCACCTTTGAGGCGTGGGAAGGTCTCCCCACAACTTCCTGTACCAGAGCACATCCCAAGACCATCATATGTTGGTTCAAAAGGACTGCCAGAACTATGCAAGGGTCAATTCCACGATGCTCAAGGGATTGCTGGAATAAGAGCTGCCTGCAAACTTGCTGCCCGTGTTCTTGACTTTGCTGGGACTTTAGTTAAG CCATCAGTTACCACAAATGAAATCGACGCTGCAGTGCATAATATGATCATTGAGGCTGGTGCTTATCCTTCTCCACTTGGCTATCGTGAATTCCCTAAAAGTATATGCACATCAGTAAATGAGTGTGTCTGCCATGGAATACCTGATTCAACACAGCTGCAG ACTGGGGACATTATAAATATTGATGTAAATGTGTTCTTCAAT GGATACCATGGTGGTACCTCTAGAACATTTGCATGTGGACAGGTGGATGATTCTATCAAGCATTTTTTGAAG GCAGCTGAAGAATGCTTGGAGAAGGGCATTTCTGTCTGCAGGGATGGTGTGAACTACAGAAAAATTGGCAAGAAAATAAg CAAGCTTGCTTATTTTTATGGATATTATGTGGTGGAGCGCTTTGTTGGGCATGGAATTGGAACTTTGTATCATTCTGAGCCACTTATCCTTCATCATG CAAACGAAAATTCAGGGCGGATGGTTGAGGGTCAAATATTTACAATTG AACCTATACTTACGATGGAGAAAACAGAGTGTGTTACATGGGAAGATGGATGGACGACTGTCACCGCTGATGGTAGCTGGGCTGCTCAGTTTGAGCATACCATATTGGTCACTAGGAATGGCACAGAAATACTGACAAAACTTTGA
- the LOC120661465 gene encoding methionine aminopeptidase 1B, chloroplastic-like isoform X4 has translation MEIRKSQEQSSVKSKKRPPLRRGKVSPQLPVPEHIPRPSYVGSKGLPELCKGQFHDAQGIAGIRAACKLAARVLDFAGTLVKPSVTTNEIDAAVHNMIIEAGAYPSPLGYREFPKSICTSVNECVCHGIPDSTQLQTGDIINIDVNVFFNGYHGGTSRTFACGQVDDSIKHFLKAAEECLEKGISVCRDGVNYRKIGKKISKLAYFYGYYVVERFVGHGIGTLYHSEPLILHHANENSGRMVEGQIFTIEPILTMEKTECVTWEDGWTTVTADGSWAAQFEHTILVTRNGTEILTKL, from the exons ATGGAAATAAGAAA GTCACAAGAGCAAAGTTCAGTGAAATCAAAGAAAAGGCCACCTTTGAGGCGTGGGAAGGTCTCCCCACAACTTCCTGTACCAGAGCACATCCCAAGACCATCATATGTTGGTTCAAAAGGACTGCCAGAACTATGCAAGGGTCAATTCCACGATGCTCAAGGGATTGCTGGAATAAGAGCTGCCTGCAAACTTGCTGCCCGTGTTCTTGACTTTGCTGGGACTTTAGTTAAG CCATCAGTTACCACAAATGAAATCGACGCTGCAGTGCATAATATGATCATTGAGGCTGGTGCTTATCCTTCTCCACTTGGCTATCGTGAATTCCCTAAAAGTATATGCACATCAGTAAATGAGTGTGTCTGCCATGGAATACCTGATTCAACACAGCTGCAG ACTGGGGACATTATAAATATTGATGTAAATGTGTTCTTCAAT GGATACCATGGTGGTACCTCTAGAACATTTGCATGTGGACAGGTGGATGATTCTATCAAGCATTTTTTGAAG GCAGCTGAAGAATGCTTGGAGAAGGGCATTTCTGTCTGCAGGGATGGTGTGAACTACAGAAAAATTGGCAAGAAAATAAg CAAGCTTGCTTATTTTTATGGATATTATGTGGTGGAGCGCTTTGTTGGGCATGGAATTGGAACTTTGTATCATTCTGAGCCACTTATCCTTCATCATG CAAACGAAAATTCAGGGCGGATGGTTGAGGGTCAAATATTTACAATTG AACCTATACTTACGATGGAGAAAACAGAGTGTGTTACATGGGAAGATGGATGGACGACTGTCACCGCTGATGGTAGCTGGGCTGCTCAGTTTGAGCATACCATATTGGTCACTAGGAATGGCACAGAAATACTGACAAAACTTTGA
- the LOC120661462 gene encoding DNA polymerase alpha subunit B-like has product MEAEIRAEFESSGFSIGGAGPEDAAQILSTLLTYCINYKMSPADLVSNWEVYYLNRQLDGLKLERSYLDGFLSHLQNEVKERLIEEEANLHVYSSNDVDMLVDNSHADEAAFLDTPGSKQEKPPGESSNTELTPLTSDRPSSSRMAKTNGERITPFATRVNKFTQQYVLNSDNAASMPSKHEAETTEDELIRRIQPSQRCSLEVQRSQPEPGCRFMYDRMEDRFNYLEDRIRKSATLFSASGLCGEPADATLASEEKIFAVGMVTCDGEGRLNEKSILLQGSVEHSRGERVRLDLKDLDHFSLFPGQVVGIEGRNPSGHCFVASKLIDSIPVSVDAQLPSAKKQAVDNGSHPQNSDAGTLPRALSLVIAAGPYTTTDNLLFEPLQELLSYACRKQPQLLILMGPFIDSDHPDIKKGTVDQSFHDIFYSEVLTKIQDFTQYLGNTVRVILIPSVRDAHHDFVFPQPAFDLNLPEDITHQISSLANPSLFSSNQIHFGCCTVDILKQISGEEISRKLPGGKPGDRIGRLATHILKQQSYYPLYPPAGGVPLDFSLAKEALEISSTPDVLLLPSDLAPFVKVLSLGEGNDDQKQFICLNPGRLAKGIGGGTFVELYYHEDTSRTNASIIRI; this is encoded by the exons ATGGAGGCAGAGATCCGCGCCGAGTTCGAGAGCAGCGGCTTCTCCATCGGGGGCGCCGGCCCCGAGGACGCCGCCCAGATCCTCTCCACGC TGCTGACCTACTGCATCAACTACAAGATGAGCCCCGCGGACCTCGTCTCCAACTGGGAGGTCTACTACCTCAACAG GCAATTGGATGGCTTAAAGCTCGAAAGGTCATATCTTGATGGTTTTCTTTCACACCTTCAAAATGAAGTTAAAGAGAGGCTAATAGAAGAAGAGGCCAACCTTCATGTGTACTCCAGTAACGATGTTGACAT GCTCGTTGACAATTCACATGCAGATGAAGCGGCATTTCTTGACACACCAGGCTCTAAACAGGAAAAGCCACCTGGAGAATCATCTAATACTGAGTTGACTCCTCTGACAAGCGACAGACCATCATCCAGCAGAATGGCCAAAACAAATGGTGAACGTATCACCCCTTTTGCTACACGAGTAAATAAATTTACTCAACAGTATGTTCTTAATTCTGATAATGCGGCCAGCATGCCAAGTAAACATGAGGCTgaaaccacagaagatgaactaATTAGAAGAATTCAGCCAAGTCAAAGATGTTCCTTAGAAGTTCAGCGCTCACAGCCTGAACCAGGTTGCAGGTTCATGTATGACAGAATGGAAGACAGA TTTAACTACTTGGAAGATCGGATACGAAAATCGGCAACCTTGTTTTCTGCATCTGGGTTATGTGGAGAACCTGCAGATGCTACCCTTGCTTCAGAG GAGAAAATTTTTGCAGTCGGCATGGTTACCTGTGATGGGGAAGGTCGTCTGAATGAAAAATCTATATTGCTACAGGGCAG TGTTGAGCACTCAAGGGGAGAGCGTGTGCGCCTTGACTTGAAGGATCTCGATCACTTCTCTTTATTTCCTGGGCAG GTGGTGGGTATTGAAGGCCGCAATCCCAGTGGACACTGTTTTGTTGCATCaaaattgattgattcgataCCAGTCTCTGTGGATGCTCAACTTCCTAGTGCTAAGAAACAAGCTGTTGATAATGGAAGCCACCCCCAAAATTCTGACGCTGGCACTCTGCCAAGAGCATTGTCATTG GTCATCGCGGCAGGTCCCTACACAACAACCGATAATCTGTTGTTTGAGCCTTTGCAAGAACTTCTTTCATATGCTTGTCGTAAGCAGCCTCAACTGCTCATATTG ATGGGACCCTTTATTGACTCTGATCATCCTGACATAAAAAAGGGAACTGTTGACCAGTCCTTTCATGATATTTTCTATTCTGAAGTTCTGACAAAG ATTCAAGACTTTACCCAATATTTGGGGAACACTGTTCGTGTAATTCTCATTCCATCTGTGCGTGATGCTCACCATGACTTTGTCTTCCCTCAG CCTGCATTTGACTTGAATTTACCAGAAGATATCACACATCAG ATTTCTTCTCTGGCAAATCCAAGTTTATTCAGTTCTAACCAG aTACATTTTGGCTGTTGTACGGTAGACATCCTGAAACAGATCAGCGGTGAGGAAATTTCTCGCAAGCTACCTGGTGGAAAGCCTGGCGACAGGATTGGGCGACTAGCAACGCACATATTAAAGCAACAAAG CTACTATCCTCTATATCCTCCTGCTGGTGGTGTGCCATTGGATTTCTCACTTGCTAAGGAAGCCCTGGAGATCTCATCGACTCCAGATGTTCTCCTGCTTCCTTCCGATCTTGCTCCATTTGTGAAG GTGCTCTCCCTTGGGGAAGGCAACGATGATCAGAAACAGTTTATTTGCTTGAACCCTGGGAGGTTGGCAAAGGGTATTGGTGGGGGCACATTCGTGGAGCTTTACTACCAtgaggacaccagcaggacgaATGCCTCCATCATCCGTATATAG